DNA sequence from the Amycolatopsis sp. Hca4 genome:
ATGCCTTCCCAGCGGACGTGGCCGATGGTGCCGTTGTTGTCGAGCGGGGTGTAGCCCCGGCCGCGGACGTAGGTGCGGCCGCCCCAGAAGTTCTCGCCGGAGAGGTGGGCCATGGTGAACTGCAGGCCGTTGTGCCAGGTGTGGTCGTGCGGCCGGACCGCCGTCACGACCTCCCCGGCGGTGGTGCGCAGCGGGTGCAGGTACGGCTTGGGCGAGTCCCCGGCGGGTGTCGGCGGCTCGACGACGTACTCGGCCAGCACGAGGTCGCCGAGGCGCACGCACACCCGGCCGTCGGGCTCCTCGGTCACCGCCGGCGTGCCGTCCCCCACCGCGGCGCGGCTCACGCCGGTTCCCCGATCTCCTCCAGCAGCTCCTCGACGGCCACGGCCTGGCCGGTTTCCAGGGACCGGTTCGCGGCCAGGCCGGTGAGCAGGGCCTGGAGACCGGCGTCGTGGCCGGCCGCGCAGCCGAGCGCGTCCGGTTCGGCGTCGCCGAGCAGTTCGGCGAGCATCCGCTCGTCGCCGCCGCCGTGGCCCTCGCCGAGGAGTCCGTCGAAGACGGTGCCCGGCGGTTCCCAGTGCCGCTGCACGGTCAGCCGGGCCCGCGCCCGCTTCGGCACCGGCTCGGCGCCGGAGGCGTACTCGTTCTCCCGGACGTCCAGCTCCAGCCGTCCTTCGCTGCCGGAGAAGGCGACGCGGTAGCCCTCCCGCGGTGAATAGGCGTGCAGGTGGTAGTTCAGCACCGCCCCGCCGTGGTGGCGCACGATCACCGAGAGGTCGTCTTCGATGGTGACCCCGGGTGCGAACACGTCCTGGTTCCGGACGTAACCGTCTTCGCGTGCGGCGTCGCGGTAGAGCGCGCGCAGCTTGGGTGCGGCGTCGAGGTCCAGCGCGAACCGGTCGCTCCGGTGGCCGGTTTTGTCACCGTAGAAGAACAGGCTGCCCAGCGCGAACACGGTTTCGGGGCCGCGGCCGAGCCACCAGTTGACCAGGTCGAAGTGGTGGCCGGACTTGTGCACGAGCAGGCCCCCGGAGTTCGCCTTCTCGCGGTGCCAGCGGCGGAAGTAGTCGGCGCCGTGCGCGGTGTCGAGCAGCCAGCTGAACTCGACCGAGCCGATCTCCCCGATCGCTCCGCCGTCCAGCAGCTCCCGGACCCGGCGGTGGACCGGGTTGTACCGGTAGTTGAACGCCACCCGCACCGAGCGGCCGGTCTCGCGCCGGGCCGCCAGGATCGCCCGGGCGCCCTCGACGTCGGTGGTCATCGGCTTCTCCGTGACGACATCGCAGCCGGCCTCGAGCGCGGCGACGACGTACCCGGCGTGCGTGTGGTCGGGCGTGCACACCACGACGACGTCGATGCGTTCCTTCGCCAGCATGGCGGTGAAGTCCTCCGGCCGGTAGGCGGGGATCTCCGTGCCGAGCCAGCCGTTGTGGACCCGCATGCGGGTCTCGTTGCGGTCGCAGAACGCCGCGAGTTCCGCCCGCGGCGACGCGGCCAGTGCCCGGGCGAACAGCTCGGCGCGCGAGCCCAGCCCGACGATCGCGTGGCGACGCACCGCCATCACCTCTTTCGTTCCGGGAGAGCCGCGCCGGTCCAGGGCAGGGCGAGTTCGGAGAAGAGCGCGAGCCGCTCGGCCGCGGTCTCGACGTCCCGGTCGATGCCGGGCACGACGAAGTGCCGGTCGGGCCCGGTGCCCACGGCCTCGACCCACGCGGCGGGCAGTGGGAGCGGCTCGGGGGCGTCCCGCACGGCCGCCACCAGGGCGGTGAACGCGCGGGTGGCGGCCAGTGGGGCCAGCAGTGGCTCGCCCGCGCGGACGTGCGCGACCAGGTTGGCCAGCAGGTCCCGCGGCGGGGCGACCTGGCGCTGTTCGCCGTCGATGGTGAGCAGGTCCGTCTTGTAGTGCCAGCGGATCTGCCCTTCCGTGCCGTGGACCAGCACGTACGGGTCGTGGTCGGCTTCGGCGTCGAGGGTGGCCGCGACGACGACGTCCGGCGCGCCCGGGAAGCTCAGCCGCGCGCAGGCGGTCTCGTCCGACTCGATGTCCCGGGCGCGGTACAGCTCGACGGCGATCCGTTCGGGCAGCACTTCGGCGGTGCCGTTGACCAGCAACGCCGTCGCCACGGCGTGGGCGAACGGGTTGGTCAGGGTGCCGTCCACGACCGGCTGCCCGCCGACGCGGCGACGGCCCGCCCAGTCGGCGCGCGCGAAGTACCGGTCCCGCCGGATCCACGCCCCGGCGGCGGCGATCCCGGTGACCGTGCCGATCGCCCCGCTCTCGATCGCGGCCCGCACGACCGGGACCGCGGCGGAGCCGAAGCTCTGGAACCCGGTCTGGCAGGCGCGGCCGTGGGCCAGACCGGTGAGTTCGGCGAAGGCGGCGAGGTCGAGCACCGGCGGTTTCTCGACGAGCAGGTGACAGCCGGCGGCGAACGCGAGCCTCGCCAGGAGCAGGTGGGTGTGCGGCGGGGTCGCCACCACGGCGATGTCCGGGGTGGTGCGGGCGAGCAGTTCGCCCGCGTCCCTGGTGATCACCGCACCTTCGGGCAGCAGGGCACGGGCTTCAGCGGAGGGTTCGCGGATGTCGCAGGCGCCGGCGAGGCGGAGTTCCCCGCGGTCGTGCCGGGCGCGGGCGCGGCGCAGGTGCTGGGCCGCGTAACCGGCCGTGCCGAACACGACCACCTCCGGCGTCACCGGCGGCCGCCGGTCGCGACGGCGGCCAGGGCGAGGGGCCCGGCCACCACGAGCGCCAGGATCGGCAGCATCCAGACGAGCAGCACCGCGAGGCCGGCCGCGACGGCGAGCAGCAGGCCGTTCTCGGGGTCCGCGGCGGTTTCCCGGGCCGCGGTCACGACCGCCCGGCGCCAGTCCGGGCCGCCCGTGGCCATCACCTCACACGTTCGCACCGCCACCACCGCACCGGCCACCGCCAGTACCCACAACGCCGGCCGCAGCACCCCCGCCCCCGGCATCGCGGCCACCACCGCCAGGTCCACCGCGAACGCCACCACCGCGGCCAGGCACCCGAGCCCGAAGCCCACCCCGCCGCGGGCCGCCGAGCGGAAGTCCGCCCAGAACGTCGTCCACAGTGGACTTCCGATGCCGTGCCGGGTTCGGTCCAGGACCCGGCAGCCCGCCACGAACGCCGGGGCGGCCGTCACCACCGGCACCGACGCCAGCGCGACCAGCAGCCCGGCCAGCAGGCAGTCCGAGAAGTCGCCGAGCCCGGCGCGCCACCCGGTTCGCATCACGTCACCCCTTCAGGCCGCTGGTGCTGACGCCTTCGACCAGCAGGCGCTGGAAGGCGAGGAAGAACAGCACGATCGGGACGAGCGCGAGCGCGGACATCGCGAACATCGCGCCGAAGTTCGACTCGCTGCTGGTGTCGACGAACAGCCGCAGGCCCAGCGGCACGGTGAACTTCTCCGTGCCGTTCAGGTACACCATCTGGGTGAAGAAGTCGTTCCACGTCCAGATGAACGTGAAGATCGACGTCGTCACCAGTGCCGGTTTCGCCAGCGGCAGCACCACGTGCCAGAACGTGCGGTACACCGAGCAGCCGTCGATGGTCGCCGCTTCGTCGAGCTCGCGCGGGATGCCGCGCATGAACTGGACGATCAGGAACACGAAGAACGCCTCTGTGGCCAGCAGCTTCGGCAGGATCAGCGGGACGAACGTGTCGACCAGCCCGGCCTGCTGGAAGATCACGTACTGCGGGATGAGCGTGACGTGGTAGGGCAGCATCAGCGTCGTGAGCATGAACGCGAACAGCGCGCCCCGGAACCGGAACTCCAGCCGCGCGAAGGCGAACGCGGCCAGCGAGCACGACAGCACGTTCGCCACCACCGACAGGCCGGCCACCAGGAACGAGTTGAGGAAGAAGCGGCCGAACCCGACGTCCGCCGCGCCTTCCCAGCCCTTGGCGTAACCGTCGAAGACGAACCGGGTGGGCAGCAGCGCCAGCCGGGACAGGATTTCGTCCGGCGGTTTGACCGACGCGAACGCCAGCCACACCAGCGGGTACAGCACCACGGCGACGATGACCAGGCACAGCACGTGCCGGCCGGCCGACCGGGCGGTGCGCGGGAGCGCGGTCACTTCCGTGCCTCCGCGTCGTCGTAGAACACCCAGAGCTTCGCCGTCCGGAACACGATGGCCGTGACGATCGCGATGACCACCAGCAGCACCCAGGCCATCGCGGACGCGTAGCCCATCCGGAAGTCCTGGAAGCCGACCTCGAACAGGTAGAGCGTGTAGAACAGGTCCGCGTCGGCCGGACCGCCGCGGCCGCCGCCGATGACGAACGCCGGGGTAAACGCCTGGAAGGCGTGGATCGCCTCCATCACCAGGTTGAAGAAGATCACCGGCGACAGCACGGGCAGCGTGATGTGCCGGAACCGGCGGAACGCGCCCGCGCCGTCGATCGCGGCCGCCTCGTGCAGCTCCGCCGGGATCTGCTTGAGCCCGGCCAGGAAGATGACCATCGGCGCGCCGAACTGCCAGACGCCCAGCAGGACGATCGAGGCCAGGCTGAACCGCGGGTCGTCGACCCAGCTCGGGGTGTGCCAGCCGAGGAAGGCCAGTACCTCGTTCACCGGGCCGCCGCCCATGAACAGCGCCCGCCACACCAGCGCCGCCGCGACGCTCGCGCCGAGCAGCGAAGGGGCGTAGAACGCCGCGCGGTAGAAACCGGTCCCGCCGCGGCGGGTGTTGAGCAGCATGGCCACCAGCAGCGAGACCGTCAGCTTCAGCGGCACCGAGACCAGCACGTAGATGAGCGTCACCTCGACCGACTGCAGGTAGCGGTCGTCGCCGGTGAACATGTGCGCGAAGTTGCCGAAGCCGACCCACTTCGGGGTGGTGAACAGGTCGTAGTCGGTGAACGAGAGGTAGAGCGAGACCACCATCGGGCCGACGGTCAGCGCCACCGCGCCGAGCAGCCACGGGGCCAGGAAGGCGAAGGCCTCCGGCTGGCTCTTGCGGCGGCGCCCGCCCGGCCGCTCCCGGCGCCGGACGCGCGCGGGCGCCACGGGGGCGACCGGCGGGTCCGGCGTGCGCAGGGTCGTCATCGGCTAGGACAGTCCCTTCTCGGCTTCGGTCATGAACCGGCTGACCGCGTCGTCGATGCTCATCCGGCCGAACGCGACCTCTTCGTACGTGCGCTGGAGGAGCTTCTGGATCGCGCCGGCGCCCTTGGGCGGCACCGGCGGCGCGGCCCCGAGCTTCGGTTCGAGTGCGGCCTCGTAGTCGTAGAGGGTCTTGTCGTTGCCCTTGGCCTCGCCGGCGAGCTGCGCGCGGACCTTCAGGTTCGGCGCGAGGCCGCGGTCGGTGCCGACGATCCTGCCGACCTCGGGGTCGTTGATCAGGAAGTCGACGAGCTTCGCCGCCGCTTCCTGCTGCCGGCTGCGCGCGGCCACCGCCAGGAACATCGACGGCCGCCGGTACTGCCCGGTGCCGCCGTTCGCGCCGCTCGGGTACGGCGCCACGTTCAGCGGCTTGCCGTTCGCCTTCCGGTAGGCGGGCAGCAGGTTGTCGTAGGCGAACTCCGAGCTGGTCAGCTTCTTGCCGAGCGGCGACTGCTCGGGCGAGGTGTTGTAGGACGCCGTGACGTCGGCGGGCGAGGCGGCCTTGGTGTCGCGGAACTTGCTCGCCAGTTCCCAGTAGCGGCGCAGGTCGTCGGCGGTGAAGCCGAGCTTGCCGTCGGAGGTGTAGAACTGCTTGCCCTGCTGGCGCAGCCAGATCTCCAGCGTCGTGTCGAGGATGCCGAAGTCGGTCACGCCGCGCGCCGAGCCCGCCGTGCCGGCCTTCCGGGCCGCTTCGGCGTACTGGTCCCAGGTCAGGCCCTTCGCCGGGTCGGCACCGGCCGCCGTGAACGCCGCCGGGTCGTAGATCATCGCCGGGGTGTTCTGGGCCCACGGCACCGCGTACCGCTTGCCCTGGTAGACGCCGGTGGCCGCCAGCTCCGGGTTGACGTCGGCGAGCGAGATCGCCTTGCCTGCCCCGGAGTTCAGGTCGGCCAGGACGTTGCGGCCGCCGTATTCGGCCAGGTAGCGGCTGTCGACGTTGAGCACGTCCGGCGGCTTGCCCCCGGCCGTCTGCGTCGCCAGCTTCTCCCAGTAGGCCGCGTACGCCGAGAACGACGTCTGCACCTTGATGTCGGGGTTCTTCTGCTGGAAGAGCTCGACGGCCTTCTGCGTCAGGTTCGCCCGCCCTTCGCTGCCCCACCACACGAAGGTGATGGTCGCGGCGCCGCCGCCCCCGGAACCCGAGCCGCAGGCGGCCACCCCGGTCAGCAGCAGCGGGACCACCACGGCCAGCGCGGCGGCACCCCGGCCCCTGGTCCTGCGCACAGTTGTCCGCCCCATCGAACTCTCCGTCCTCGGCCGGTCGGGACTCTTCGGTGAAAACGCAGCCTGAAAACGCTGTCAGCGCGGGTCACGGTAGGCAGCGCGGCGCAGCGGTGTCAACGACATGATCGGGAGAACAACCCTTGTGCAGCAATGTTTTCAGTGTTTTCAGACCACGGGAGAAAGCGCTTACCCGTGCCGTGGGCCCGACCGGGGAGGTCAGCCCGTCCGCCGCCGTGCGGCCCGCGCCCACGGGACACCGATTTCCGAGAACAGTGCGAGCCGGTCCGCGGCGACGGCCACTTCTTCGCCGATCCCTCGCACGACCGAATACCGGCTCGCCCCTTCGCCGACGCTGCGGATCCAGCCCGCGGGGATCTTCGACGGCGAGGGCGCGTCCCGCACCGCTTCGACCACCGAGGCGAACGCCCGGGTGCCGGACAGCGGCGCGAGCAGCGGCACGGCGTCCGGGTCGAGGTGGTGGGCGATCAGGTTGCGCAGCAGGTCGGCCGGGGGCCGGGGTGGCACCGCTCGTCGTCGAGTTCGAGGCGGTGGCTCTTGTACCAGAACTTGGCCCGCGCCTTTTCGCCGTGCACCACGACGTAGGGCTCGTGGTCCTGTTCCGCGCACAGGGAAGCGGCGACGACGATCTCCGGTCCGGCGCCGAACCGGATCCGCAGGCACGCGGTGTCGTCGGCTTCGATGTCCCGCGTGCCGTAGAGCTCAAGCGCGATCTCCGCCGGAGCGCGCCCGGCGACCCCGCCGACCAGCAGCGCGGTGGCCACGGCGTGGGAGAACGGGTTGGTCAGCGCGCCGTCGACGACGGCCTCGCCGTCGAGCCAGCGGCGGCCGGCCCAGGGGTTGCGGCGGTAGTAGGCGTCGGTGCGGATCCACGCGCCGGCCGCGCCCACGCCGACGACGGTGCCGAGCCTGCCGTCGTCGATCGCCGCGCGCAGGACCGGGAGCACCGGGGAGCCGAAACTCTGGAACCCGGTCTGGCAGGCCGCTCCGGTCTCCGCGGCCAGCCGCGTCAGCGTGGTGAAGCCGGCGAGGTCGAGCACCGGCGGGGTCTCCAGCAGCAGGTCGCTGCCCGCCCGCAGCACCGCGGCCGCGGTCCGGACGTGCGCGTGCGGTGGGGTCGCGACCACGGTGATGTCCGGGCGGCAGCGGCGGAGCAGGTCCTCGACGCCGGTGTGCGCGGTACCGCCGGGCGGCAGCAGGGCGCCCGCGGCGGCCGACGGCGGGCGGATGTCGGCCATGCCGGCGAACCGGACCAGTCCTTCGTCGTGCAGGATCCGCGCACGGTGCAGGTAGCTGAAGGCGTAGCCGGACGTGCCGACGACCGCCAGCCTCGGCGGGTCCGCGACGGTGCGGCTCCGGCTCCCCGACATGGATCTCCGATCGGCGGCCCCGAGGGCCGCGCGGGACCGACGGAACGGGTCAGGCGTTCGGGAGAAACTTCCGGGCGTCACGGTAGGGCGTTCGCGACAAACGTGTCAATCACCAGGACACCGCGTCGAAACAGTCGAACACCGGCGGCGCGGTTTTCGAGATAGCGCTTACTGGAATGGAAGAGCCCGGCTTGCGGGGTTTGCGGGATTTGTTGACAACGGTCTCCGCCCTTTTCATGATGTTGCCCGGGAGCCTGCCGAGGAGTTGCCGTGGCCGTGACGATTCACGACGTCGCCCGCCGGGCCGACGTGTCGATCTCGACCGTCTCGCGCGCGTTCACGTCCCCGGGACTGGTGCGGCAGCAGACCCGCACCCGGGTGCTGGCCGCCGCGCACGAGCTGGGCTACCACGCGGCCGGCGCCCCGCAGCCGGGAACCGCGGCCCGCACCGGGCACATCGGAATCGTCGTCTCCGACCTGGGCAACCCGTTCTTCACCGGCGTGCTCAACGGTGTCCAGGCGCGCGCCCGGCAGGACGGCATCGCGGTGCTGTTCGCCAACAGCGACGAGGACCCGGCGACCGAGCAGAACCTCGTCCGCCGGATGGCCGGGCAGGTCGACGGGGTCGTGCTGTGCAGCCCCAGCATGACCGACGACCAGTTGCGCACGCTCGCCGCGCGGACGACCCTGGTGCTGGTCAACCGCGAGGTCCCGGGGATCCCGTCGATCGTGCTCGACGCCGCGGACGGGATGCGGCAGGCGATCGAGCACCTGGCCGCGCTGGGCCACCGCCGCTGCGCCTACCTGGGCGGCCCGCGGGCGTCCTGGGCGAACCGGGCCCGCCGGCAGGGCCTGGCGGAGACCGCGCAGGCGCACGGCACCGACGTCGTCGAGTTCGGCCCGTTCCCGCCGGTGTTCGAGGGCGGCCTGCAGGGCGCGGACCTGGCGCTGGCGGCGGACGTGACCGCGATCATCGCCTACAACGACCTGGTCGCCTTCGGCGCGCTGGCCCGGCTGAACGCCCGCGGCGTACCGGTGCCGGACGAAGTCAGCCTGGTCGGCTTCGACGACCTGGTCTTCGCGGCGATCTCGGCCCCACCGCTGACGACGATCGCGATGCCGACGGAGGCGGCAGGCCGCGCGGCGGTCACGATCCTGCTCGGCCTGCTCGACGGCGAGGCCGACAAGCACACGACCCGGGTGCTGGACACCCACCTGATCGTCCGCGCCACGACCGCCCCACCGACGGGCCGGCCGCCACGCTAGCCGCCGAAGACGTTCCGCTCCAGGAAGGGGTTGCGGAACTTGCCCGCCGGGTCGAGGCTCTCCGCCAGCGCCCGGAACTCCGCCAGCCGCGGGTACCCCACCGGGACGCCGTGGAAGAGCTTGCCCCAGTGCGGGCGCGCCCCGAACGGCGCCAAGCGCTCCTCGAGCACCGGCAGCACCGCCTCGACCTCCGGCTGCCGCGGCTGCCAGGTGAAGTGCAGGGCCACCCGGTCGCCGCCGTGGCAGGGGGACAGCCAGCGGTCGTCGGCCGCGATCGCGCGGATCTCCGAGACCAGCAGCAGCGGTGCCACCAGGTCGGCGAGCTCGCGGACCGCCCGGATGGCGGCCACCGCGTGCTCGTAG
Encoded proteins:
- a CDS encoding carbohydrate ABC transporter permease; translated protein: MTALPRTARSAGRHVLCLVIVAVVLYPLVWLAFASVKPPDEILSRLALLPTRFVFDGYAKGWEGAADVGFGRFFLNSFLVAGLSVVANVLSCSLAAFAFARLEFRFRGALFAFMLTTLMLPYHVTLIPQYVIFQQAGLVDTFVPLILPKLLATEAFFVFLIVQFMRGIPRELDEAATIDGCSVYRTFWHVVLPLAKPALVTTSIFTFIWTWNDFFTQMVYLNGTEKFTVPLGLRLFVDTSSESNFGAMFAMSALALVPIVLFFLAFQRLLVEGVSTSGLKG
- a CDS encoding LacI family DNA-binding transcriptional regulator, translating into MAVTIHDVARRADVSISTVSRAFTSPGLVRQQTRTRVLAAAHELGYHAAGAPQPGTAARTGHIGIVVSDLGNPFFTGVLNGVQARARQDGIAVLFANSDEDPATEQNLVRRMAGQVDGVVLCSPSMTDDQLRTLAARTTLVLVNREVPGIPSIVLDAADGMRQAIEHLAALGHRRCAYLGGPRASWANRARRQGLAETAQAHGTDVVEFGPFPPVFEGGLQGADLALAADVTAIIAYNDLVAFGALARLNARGVPVPDEVSLVGFDDLVFAAISAPPLTTIAMPTEAAGRAAVTILLGLLDGEADKHTTRVLDTHLIVRATTAPPTGRPPR
- a CDS encoding ABC transporter substrate-binding protein, coding for MGRTTVRRTRGRGAAALAVVVPLLLTGVAACGSGSGGGGAATITFVWWGSEGRANLTQKAVELFQQKNPDIKVQTSFSAYAAYWEKLATQTAGGKPPDVLNVDSRYLAEYGGRNVLADLNSGAGKAISLADVNPELAATGVYQGKRYAVPWAQNTPAMIYDPAAFTAAGADPAKGLTWDQYAEAARKAGTAGSARGVTDFGILDTTLEIWLRQQGKQFYTSDGKLGFTADDLRRYWELASKFRDTKAASPADVTASYNTSPEQSPLGKKLTSSEFAYDNLLPAYRKANGKPLNVAPYPSGANGGTGQYRRPSMFLAVAARSRQQEAAAKLVDFLINDPEVGRIVGTDRGLAPNLKVRAQLAGEAKGNDKTLYDYEAALEPKLGAAPPVPPKGAGAIQKLLQRTYEEVAFGRMSIDDAVSRFMTEAEKGLS
- a CDS encoding Gfo/Idh/MocA family protein; the encoded protein is MTPEVVVFGTAGYAAQHLRRARARHDRGELRLAGACDIREPSAEARALLPEGAVITRDAGELLARTTPDIAVVATPPHTHLLLARLAFAAGCHLLVEKPPVLDLAAFAELTGLAHGRACQTGFQSFGSAAVPVVRAAIESGAIGTVTGIAAAGAWIRRDRYFARADWAGRRRVGGQPVVDGTLTNPFAHAVATALLVNGTAEVLPERIAVELYRARDIESDETACARLSFPGAPDVVVAATLDAEADHDPYVLVHGTEGQIRWHYKTDLLTIDGEQRQVAPPRDLLANLVAHVRAGEPLLAPLAATRAFTALVAAVRDAPEPLPLPAAWVEAVGTGPDRHFVVPGIDRDVETAAERLALFSELALPWTGAALPERKR
- a CDS encoding Gfo/Idh/MocA family protein encodes the protein MSGSRSRTVADPPRLAVVGTSGYAFSYLHRARILHDEGLVRFAGMADIRPPSAAAGALLPPGGTAHTGVEDLLRRCRPDITVVATPPHAHVRTAAAVLRAGSDLLLETPPVLDLAGFTTLTRLAAETGAACQTGFQSFGSPVLPVLRAAIDDGRLGTVVGVGAAGAWIRTDAYYRRNPWAGRRWLDGEAVVDGALTNPFSHAVATALLVGGVAGRAPAEIALELYGTRDIEADDTACLRIRFGAGPEIVVAASLCAEQDHEPYVVVHGEKARAKFWYKSHRLELDDERCHPGPRPTCCAT
- a CDS encoding carbohydrate ABC transporter permease → MTTLRTPDPPVAPVAPARVRRRERPGGRRRKSQPEAFAFLAPWLLGAVALTVGPMVVSLYLSFTDYDLFTTPKWVGFGNFAHMFTGDDRYLQSVEVTLIYVLVSVPLKLTVSLLVAMLLNTRRGGTGFYRAAFYAPSLLGASVAAALVWRALFMGGGPVNEVLAFLGWHTPSWVDDPRFSLASIVLLGVWQFGAPMVIFLAGLKQIPAELHEAAAIDGAGAFRRFRHITLPVLSPVIFFNLVMEAIHAFQAFTPAFVIGGGRGGPADADLFYTLYLFEVGFQDFRMGYASAMAWVLLVVIAIVTAIVFRTAKLWVFYDDAEARK
- a CDS encoding DUF624 domain-containing protein, with the translated sequence MRTGWRAGLGDFSDCLLAGLLVALASVPVVTAAPAFVAGCRVLDRTRHGIGSPLWTTFWADFRSAARGGVGFGLGCLAAVVAFAVDLAVVAAMPGAGVLRPALWVLAVAGAVVAVRTCEVMATGGPDWRRAVVTAARETAADPENGLLLAVAAGLAVLLVWMLPILALVVAGPLALAAVATGGRR
- a CDS encoding Gfo/Idh/MocA family protein, with protein sequence MAVRRHAIVGLGSRAELFARALAASPRAELAAFCDRNETRMRVHNGWLGTEIPAYRPEDFTAMLAKERIDVVVVCTPDHTHAGYVVAALEAGCDVVTEKPMTTDVEGARAILAARRETGRSVRVAFNYRYNPVHRRVRELLDGGAIGEIGSVEFSWLLDTAHGADYFRRWHREKANSGGLLVHKSGHHFDLVNWWLGRGPETVFALGSLFFYGDKTGHRSDRFALDLDAAPKLRALYRDAAREDGYVRNQDVFAPGVTIEDDLSVIVRHHGGAVLNYHLHAYSPREGYRVAFSGSEGRLELDVRENEYASGAEPVPKRARARLTVQRHWEPPGTVFDGLLGEGHGGGDERMLAELLGDAEPDALGCAAGHDAGLQALLTGLAANRSLETGQAVAVEELLEEIGEPA